In Solobacterium moorei, a single genomic region encodes these proteins:
- a CDS encoding ATP-binding protein has translation MIKELEKVMIEDVEYSFDPEKEYIKDGHAYCKVCHERKDGKALEFFGKQMIFKTACKCDRDREAKEKERQKQLEIERLKSICFTSMIQWAYTFENYQGKENQSLIIAKNFVKDYELMRKENIGLLFYGSVGSGKTYLACSIANALIEQYQINVKIRNFAQIINELQKGGFDLDKNAYIESLVNTSILILDDLGIERDTSYAKEQVYNIVNNRYLKHKPTIFTTNLSYSQIENCTESVEYQRIYSRIIEMCIPVMVLGEDYRKVIQEEKLKRNKERLLTGGERT, from the coding sequence ATGATTAAAGAATTAGAAAAAGTGATGATAGAAGATGTGGAATATAGCTTTGATCCTGAAAAAGAATACATCAAAGACGGACACGCCTACTGTAAAGTGTGCCATGAAAGAAAAGATGGAAAAGCATTAGAATTTTTCGGAAAGCAGATGATATTTAAGACAGCTTGTAAATGCGATAGAGATAGGGAAGCGAAAGAAAAAGAAAGACAAAAGCAGCTTGAAATCGAGAGATTAAAAAGTATCTGCTTCACATCCATGATTCAATGGGCATATACCTTTGAAAACTATCAGGGAAAAGAAAATCAGAGTCTTATCATCGCAAAGAATTTTGTAAAAGACTATGAGCTGATGAGAAAAGAAAATATCGGACTCCTGTTCTATGGTTCGGTTGGTAGCGGAAAGACCTATCTTGCCTGCTCTATTGCCAATGCACTGATTGAACAATATCAGATAAACGTCAAGATTAGAAACTTTGCTCAGATAATTAACGAACTGCAAAAAGGCGGATTTGACCTTGATAAAAACGCATATATCGAGTCCCTTGTAAACACTTCCATTCTCATCTTAGATGATTTAGGAATTGAAAGAGATACAAGCTATGCCAAAGAGCAGGTATATAACATTGTGAATAACAGGTACTTAAAGCATAAGCCAACAATCTTTACCACAAATCTTTCATACAGCCAAATTGAAAACTGTACGGAGAGTGTGGAATACCAAAGAATTTACTCAAGAATTATTGAGATGTGTATTCCTGTGATGGTGCTTGGAGAAGATTACAGAAAAGTTATTCAGGAAGAAAAATTAAAGAGGAATAAAGAAAGATTACTGACTGGAGGTGAGAGAACTTGA
- a CDS encoding PcfB family protein: MINEEIARKTLNMEVKAGKVTAKLLLTLLKKLMKEAEKLGGLEKLVSSKGNEVKLKDMVKKGQLEEIPVEEAELKELKKELNRYGVKFSVMKDKESGKYSVFFQAKDMKVMDKAFKHALAESEKKTERKESIHKNIEKFKEMAKNTVSKDKVKNKQKEQSL, from the coding sequence TTGATCAATGAAGAAATTGCAAGAAAAACGCTGAATATGGAAGTGAAAGCTGGAAAAGTAACAGCAAAACTTCTTTTGACTTTACTCAAGAAACTGATGAAAGAGGCTGAGAAACTCGGAGGACTGGAAAAGCTCGTTAGTAGCAAAGGAAATGAAGTGAAGCTCAAAGATATGGTTAAAAAGGGACAGCTTGAAGAAATTCCGGTAGAAGAAGCAGAGCTTAAAGAACTTAAAAAGGAACTGAATCGGTATGGGGTAAAGTTTTCTGTGATGAAAGATAAAGAAAGCGGAAAATACTCCGTATTCTTTCAGGCAAAAGACATGAAAGTGATGGATAAAGCCTTTAAACACGCTCTTGCAGAATCAGAAAAGAAAACGGAAAGGAAAGAGTCCATTCACAAAAATATTGAGAAGTTCAAGGAGATGGCAAAGAACACTGTTTCTAAAGATAAAGTCAAGAATAAACAAAAGGAGCAGAGCCTATGA
- a CDS encoding recombinase family protein, producing MSNMNRTGQTALYERLSRDDEMQGESNSITNQKQLLENYAKRNGFVNIYHYTDDGVSGTTFDRDGFQKMIKAVEENKISTVIVKDMSRFGRDYLKVGFYTEILFKEKGVRFIAINNGIDSEKQAESDFTPFLNIMNEWYARDTSRKIQSIFRARMEEGKRVSPSVPYGYYRNPKNKQELLVDKESSKVVKRIYRLVIEGYGVTQIAEILTKDKVLIPSAYAEIHYPENNHSSKKRGIDDPYFWTPTTVGYILEKREYMGHTVLGKTICLDYKTKKRRKAKEDELIIFKNTHEAIIDEETWNNAQRLRKTVRRSPKYGTTSNPLTGLLICADCGGKLSYREPAEHKEKKYDCDYCFVCQHYRHRKGTCSIHYIKLKTVNEILLKSIKEITNFAKEDKQEFLKVMNKLSDEKREEKYQGDKEKLEKLSSRNAELTTLITKLYEDHALGKIPVKHFDRLFNVYDTEQQDLEKQIQYFEQEIESYHQRKIDTDKFLKMIEKYTDIEELTVPMINEYIEKVVVHEATGGRKGKDRKQQVDVYFNFIGKFEVSQEEPK from the coding sequence ATGTCAAATATGAATAGAACAGGACAAACAGCCCTTTATGAGCGTTTAAGTCGTGATGATGAAATGCAAGGAGAAAGCAATTCCATCACAAATCAGAAGCAGCTACTTGAAAATTATGCTAAAAGAAATGGCTTTGTAAATATCTATCACTATACCGATGATGGAGTGAGTGGAACAACCTTTGATAGAGATGGATTTCAAAAGATGATAAAAGCAGTAGAAGAAAATAAAATTTCTACTGTGATAGTAAAAGATATGAGTAGGTTTGGCAGAGATTACCTCAAAGTAGGTTTTTATACCGAAATACTGTTCAAAGAAAAGGGAGTAAGGTTTATTGCTATCAATAACGGAATAGATAGTGAGAAACAAGCAGAAAGCGACTTTACACCATTTCTAAACATTATGAACGAATGGTATGCAAGAGATACCTCAAGAAAAATACAATCCATATTTAGAGCAAGAATGGAAGAGGGTAAAAGAGTATCACCAAGCGTTCCATACGGCTATTACAGAAACCCTAAGAACAAACAGGAGCTACTTGTCGATAAAGAGAGTTCAAAGGTCGTAAAACGCATTTACAGGCTTGTTATAGAGGGATATGGAGTAACACAGATAGCAGAGATACTAACCAAAGATAAAGTCCTTATTCCGTCAGCCTATGCAGAAATACATTATCCTGAAAATAATCATAGTTCCAAGAAAAGAGGAATAGACGATCCATATTTTTGGACGCCGACAACAGTTGGCTACATTTTGGAAAAAAGAGAATACATGGGACACACTGTTCTTGGTAAAACAATATGCCTTGATTACAAAACCAAGAAACGCAGAAAGGCGAAAGAAGATGAACTAATTATCTTCAAGAACACTCACGAAGCCATTATTGATGAAGAAACATGGAATAATGCTCAAAGGTTAAGAAAAACAGTGAGAAGAAGTCCAAAGTATGGAACAACATCAAATCCACTTACAGGACTTTTAATCTGTGCAGATTGCGGTGGTAAATTAAGTTACAGAGAGCCGGCAGAACATAAAGAAAAGAAATACGATTGTGATTATTGCTTTGTATGTCAACATTATAGACACAGAAAAGGAACTTGCAGTATCCACTACATCAAATTAAAAACAGTGAATGAAATTCTCTTAAAATCAATTAAAGAAATAACCAATTTTGCAAAAGAAGATAAGCAAGAGTTTCTAAAAGTGATGAATAAGTTATCTGATGAAAAAAGAGAAGAAAAGTATCAAGGAGATAAAGAGAAATTAGAAAAACTATCATCAAGAAATGCAGAACTAACAACCCTTATTACAAAACTATATGAAGACCATGCACTTGGAAAAATTCCTGTAAAACACTTTGATAGATTATTTAATGTTTATGATACTGAGCAACAAGATTTAGAAAAACAAATACAGTATTTTGAGCAAGAAATAGAAAGCTATCATCAGAGAAAAATTGACACAGATAAGTTCCTAAAAATGATAGAGAAATATACAGACATTGAGGAACTGACAGTACCAATGATAAATGAGTATATAGAAAAAGTTGTAGTCCATGAAGCCACAGGGGGAAGAAAAGGAAAAGACAGAAAACAACAAGTTGATGTGTACTTTAATTTTATTGGCAAGTTTGAAGTGTCACAAGAAGAACCTAAATAA
- a CDS encoding MATE family efflux transporter, producing the protein MNESRIKILKEENINTALFKLGMPMVISLLVAALYNVVDTYFVSGLGKEAVAAVSVAFPIQLIFLGIGLTFGAGAGSYISRLLGGNNKKEASIVATVALLTSAILGIVTAIVLFCYLDGVLKFMGAIPSIIEISKSYTGIFIVGGILGAINVTVGNLAVAQGAAKISLKAMILGSISNMILDPIFIFGLNLGVRGAAIATLIARVITSLMYLIYFVGDKNLIEIKLSNFKPTVAIYKEILKIGISMLILQILQTISISKISYAASFYGEEAIAAMGIVLRIVTLGTNVVFGYMKGLQPLAGFNYGAKNYERVREAIKASVKWTNVFCVVWTVMVYIFAPSILSIFGTDENVLNIAVLALRAAVIMFITFGFQFTYSTLYLSTGKALGGVFLNSLRQGIVFIPIILLLPKLMGLNGVIYAQTISDLITTIITIPFAISIHKKLRLAIKNNL; encoded by the coding sequence ATGAACGAAAGCAGAATAAAAATTTTGAAGGAAGAAAATATTAATACAGCACTTTTTAAATTAGGTATGCCTATGGTTATCAGTTTGTTGGTAGCTGCCTTATACAATGTTGTGGACACATATTTTGTGTCCGGACTTGGTAAAGAAGCAGTAGCTGCTGTTTCCGTTGCCTTTCCGATTCAACTTATTTTTTTAGGGATAGGATTAACATTTGGTGCAGGAGCAGGCTCTTATATATCAAGGCTACTTGGAGGAAATAATAAAAAAGAAGCAAGTATTGTAGCGACAGTTGCTCTACTAACAAGTGCAATTTTAGGGATAGTTACAGCTATTGTATTGTTTTGCTATTTAGATGGCGTTTTGAAATTTATGGGAGCCATACCATCTATTATTGAAATCTCTAAGTCTTATACAGGGATATTCATAGTAGGTGGCATTTTGGGTGCAATAAATGTAACGGTTGGTAACTTAGCTGTTGCACAAGGGGCTGCTAAAATTTCTTTGAAAGCCATGATTTTAGGCTCTATATCAAATATGATTTTAGATCCGATATTCATATTCGGACTTAATTTAGGAGTGAGAGGTGCAGCTATTGCGACACTCATAGCCAGAGTGATAACCAGTCTAATGTATCTCATTTACTTTGTAGGAGATAAAAATTTAATTGAGATAAAGTTATCTAACTTTAAACCAACAGTTGCAATTTACAAGGAGATATTAAAGATAGGTATATCCATGTTAATACTTCAAATTCTACAAACAATATCTATCAGCAAAATATCTTATGCAGCGTCCTTTTATGGAGAAGAAGCAATAGCTGCAATGGGTATTGTTCTTAGGATTGTAACATTAGGAACAAATGTTGTATTCGGATATATGAAAGGACTTCAACCGTTAGCTGGATTTAATTACGGAGCTAAGAATTATGAAAGAGTGAGAGAAGCTATAAAGGCAAGTGTTAAATGGACAAATGTATTTTGTGTAGTGTGGACTGTGATGGTTTATATATTTGCACCAAGTATATTATCTATATTTGGGACTGATGAAAATGTATTAAATATAGCAGTGCTGGCATTACGAGCAGCCGTAATTATGTTTATAACATTTGGTTTTCAGTTTACTTACTCTACCTTGTATTTGTCTACAGGAAAGGCGTTAGGGGGAGTATTTCTAAACTCATTGCGACAAGGAATTGTGTTTATCCCTATCATTTTATTGTTGCCTAAACTTATGGGATTAAATGGTGTTATATATGCTCAAACAATTTCAGATTTGATAACAACAATCATCACAATTCCTTTTGCTATTAGCATTCATAAAAAATTAAGATTAGCAATAAAAAACAATTTGTAA
- a CDS encoding sigma-70 family RNA polymerase sigma factor: MAKEYYLYVKGKAVPVSEEVYKAYWKITEHEKYLQRKDWKYNVISFSVLDYDGHFVDNIIDEKIDLEKIVEVKMQIEELHRALNTLTKEEQELMEAIFYREESLRSIGKKEKVSYQAIGKRRDKILEKLREILKDKI, encoded by the coding sequence GTGGCTAAAGAATATTACCTTTATGTGAAAGGCAAAGCCGTACCTGTAAGCGAAGAAGTCTACAAAGCCTACTGGAAGATAACAGAGCATGAAAAGTATCTCCAAAGAAAAGATTGGAAGTATAATGTTATATCATTTTCGGTACTGGATTATGACGGACACTTTGTAGATAACATCATAGATGAAAAAATAGACTTAGAAAAAATTGTAGAAGTAAAAATGCAAATTGAAGAACTTCATAGAGCATTAAATACTCTAACAAAAGAAGAACAAGAGTTAATGGAAGCCATCTTCTACAGAGAAGAAAGTCTAAGGTCAATCGGTAAAAAAGAAAAAGTAAGCTATCAAGCAATTGGAAAAAGGAGGGACAAGATTTTAGAAAAACTAAGAGAGATATTAAAAGATAAAATCTAA
- the mobQ gene encoding MobQ family relaxase yields MEAKSLHTHVDIVTRSKGASVIAKAAYNARDKLNDEHYGKVHDYSKKEDLVFSKIFLPEHISKEFSDREYLWNSVEKIEKSKNSQLARNLLFTLPRELNEEDRIRLISEFIEENFTSKGMIADCNIHNPLASDNEEQPHAHILLTLREIDSEGKWKPKCRKEYILDENGEKIKLKSGNYKSRKVNLNDWNEPDKAKKWREDFSKKANEYLEKNGIDKRIDPRTFEEQGKEELPQIHLGTASYQMEKKGIKTERGNHNRKIIAFNLEFKKLKEELSKLTFWIGSLVGKLQSKYDEYKQEKKDELENKAELFNLYEYISIYHDLQGEKAKELKPYASNKKMAADLRRFSKAIYYLRDNKLQTIADLQEKIGTLQSENKNIHQEVKVKSKRIENLNKCFTYADIIKDNKATYDEWNNKTLFKDSFYNSHKEEIDKYKRARAILEKITGSSAIKSKDWQKEMKSLEDEITKLNKNSQAIKEEYENINHIKYAVKIVNDDYGIDLSIEIDKAIKRGEKPSVIAQIKKYQEQQEKYEKKKEKTKDYYRNEER; encoded by the coding sequence ATGGAAGCAAAAAGTTTGCATACCCATGTAGATATAGTTACAAGGTCAAAAGGAGCAAGCGTAATTGCGAAAGCTGCATATAACGCAAGAGATAAATTGAATGATGAACACTATGGAAAAGTTCATGACTATTCTAAAAAAGAAGACCTTGTATTTTCAAAAATATTTCTGCCGGAACATATCTCAAAAGAGTTTTCTGATAGAGAATACCTATGGAATAGTGTAGAGAAAATAGAGAAAAGTAAAAACTCTCAGCTTGCAAGAAATTTACTTTTTACACTTCCAAGAGAATTAAATGAAGAAGATAGAATAAGGCTCATTAGTGAATTTATAGAGGAAAACTTTACTTCAAAAGGAATGATAGCGGACTGTAATATCCATAATCCCTTAGCAAGCGATAACGAAGAACAACCACATGCCCATATCCTACTTACTCTTAGAGAAATTGATAGTGAGGGAAAATGGAAACCCAAATGTAGAAAAGAATATATCCTTGATGAAAACGGAGAAAAGATAAAACTTAAAAGTGGAAACTATAAATCAAGAAAAGTAAATCTAAATGATTGGAATGAACCTGACAAGGCAAAAAAGTGGAGAGAAGATTTTTCTAAAAAGGCAAATGAGTATTTAGAGAAAAATGGTATAGATAAAAGAATAGATCCACGCACCTTTGAAGAACAAGGAAAAGAAGAACTTCCACAAATACATTTAGGAACAGCAAGCTATCAGATGGAGAAAAAAGGAATTAAAACCGAAAGAGGAAATCACAACCGAAAGATTATAGCTTTTAATTTGGAGTTTAAGAAATTAAAAGAAGAACTATCAAAACTTACTTTTTGGATAGGATCATTAGTTGGAAAACTTCAATCCAAGTATGATGAATATAAGCAAGAGAAAAAAGACGAACTGGAGAACAAAGCAGAACTCTTTAATCTCTATGAATACATTTCTATCTATCACGACTTACAGGGAGAAAAAGCCAAAGAATTAAAGCCTTATGCAAGCAATAAAAAGATGGCTGCTGACCTTAGAAGATTTTCAAAAGCAATCTATTATCTTAGAGATAATAAGCTACAAACCATAGCAGACTTGCAAGAAAAAATAGGCACTCTTCAATCAGAAAATAAGAACATCCATCAAGAAGTTAAAGTTAAAAGCAAAAGAATAGAAAACTTAAATAAGTGTTTTACTTATGCAGATATTATCAAAGACAACAAGGCAACCTACGATGAATGGAACAATAAAACTCTATTCAAAGATAGCTTTTACAATTCCCATAAAGAGGAAATAGACAAATACAAAAGAGCAAGGGCAATCCTTGAAAAAATAACAGGCTCATCTGCGATTAAGAGCAAAGATTGGCAAAAAGAAATGAAAAGCCTTGAAGATGAAATTACTAAGCTCAATAAAAACTCTCAAGCTATCAAAGAAGAATACGAAAATATTAACCATATCAAATATGCGGTAAAGATAGTCAATGATGATTATGGAATAGATTTATCTATAGAGATAGACAAGGCAATTAAGCGAGGAGAAAAGCCAAGTGTAATTGCACAGATTAAAAAGTACCAAGAGCAACAGGAGAAATACGAAAAGAAAAAAGAGAAAACAAAAGATTATTACAGAAATGAGGAAAGGTAG
- a CDS encoding MerR family transcriptional regulator: MLRNEIQNKTGLTRKAIEYYEEKGLINPQKTENGYRDYSDNDLEVLIKVSLFRKLGISVTEIEDYLSTGISSLSSVLRRKQHQLDVEEKRKEVLELVVKGESQELINEKIKLIEAEESIYVRLERLFPGYFGQMFFAAYQPFLNESLGKDEEEAFEKYVDYLDNLPSLQLSKEEQDYIEKISSTFDMQTLNKVNEDKINAIENVEEWLKENDNAISQYEQYKNSEEYQNSLMKKIQDKLQNFMKDNKYYEIAIPLIRKFSKSYDEYYEKLLRANEIYLDMKK, encoded by the coding sequence ATGTTAAGAAATGAAATTCAAAACAAAACAGGTTTAACAAGAAAAGCAATTGAATATTATGAGGAGAAAGGACTTATAAATCCTCAAAAAACTGAAAACGGTTATAGAGATTATAGCGATAATGATTTAGAGGTTTTAATTAAAGTATCTTTATTTAGAAAACTTGGAATTAGTGTAACTGAAATAGAAGATTATCTATCTACTGGTATTAGTTCATTATCTTCTGTTTTAAGAAGAAAGCAACATCAATTAGATGTTGAAGAAAAAAGAAAAGAAGTTCTTGAGCTTGTAGTAAAAGGTGAAAGTCAGGAACTGATAAATGAAAAAATTAAATTGATTGAAGCAGAAGAATCAATCTATGTAAGATTAGAGAGATTATTTCCCGGATATTTTGGACAAATGTTTTTTGCAGCGTATCAACCATTTTTAAATGAATCATTAGGAAAAGATGAGGAAGAAGCATTTGAAAAATATGTAGATTACTTAGATAATTTACCATCACTTCAGTTAAGTAAGGAAGAGCAAGACTATATTGAAAAGATAAGTTCTACTTTTGATATGCAGACACTAAACAAAGTCAATGAAGATAAAATTAACGCTATTGAAAATGTTGAAGAATGGCTAAAAGAAAATGATAATGCTATTTCTCAATATGAACAATATAAAAATAGTGAAGAATATCAAAATAGCTTAATGAAGAAAATTCAAGATAAATTGCAAAACTTTATGAAGGACAACAAGTATTATGAAATCGCAATTCCTCTAATTAGAAAATTCAGCAAGAGTTATGACGAATACTATGAGAAATTGCTTAGGGCAAATGAAATATATCTTGATATGAAAAAATAA
- a CDS encoding transposon-encoded TnpW family protein: MEEEKRGTKAPPNKQLIMDIGKTKYTVNLHFKQGTGETYKDKILKLIKREAEKI; this comes from the coding sequence ATGGAAGAAGAAAAAAGAGGAACAAAAGCACCGCCTAACAAACAGTTAATTATGGATATTGGAAAGACAAAATATACTGTAAACCTACATTTCAAGCAAGGAACAGGCGAAACATACAAAGATAAAATACTAAAACTAATTAAGAGGGAAGCAGAAAAGATATAA